A portion of the uncultured Draconibacterium sp. genome contains these proteins:
- a CDS encoding helical backbone metal receptor has product MKCKIILLLLLAGFSVLAQDVKRVISLAPSITENIYLVGGKDKLVGCTSYCVQAVNDGIEEIGSTVDVNVEKIFALKPDLVLTMKLTKPQDIATLEKLGIHVEVLETPRTFEEICDQTLDIAKMIGNEEQAKTVIAGAKAKVAEIQSKSKQLPPSKIFFQIGANPVFTVLDNTFMNDFILYCNGENIASGLEHGTMTRESILLKNPDVIIIAEMGGFGEQEQKVWKAYDGMAAVKNDKVFLIASETSCSPTPANFVSALEDIYRFVNK; this is encoded by the coding sequence ATGAAATGTAAAATTATCTTATTATTGCTGCTTGCCGGTTTTTCGGTGCTTGCACAGGACGTTAAGCGCGTAATTTCGCTGGCACCTTCGATTACCGAAAATATTTACCTGGTTGGCGGAAAAGATAAATTGGTTGGATGTACGAGTTATTGCGTACAGGCAGTGAACGATGGAATTGAGGAAATTGGCTCAACTGTAGATGTAAATGTGGAGAAGATTTTCGCATTGAAGCCTGATTTGGTGTTGACTATGAAATTGACCAAACCACAGGATATCGCTACTCTTGAAAAACTTGGAATACACGTTGAAGTGTTGGAAACGCCGCGGACATTTGAAGAAATTTGCGACCAAACCCTCGATATTGCAAAAATGATCGGTAACGAAGAGCAAGCAAAGACGGTTATAGCCGGTGCAAAAGCTAAAGTTGCTGAAATTCAGTCTAAGTCGAAACAATTACCACCTTCAAAAATATTCTTTCAGATCGGAGCAAATCCGGTTTTCACTGTGCTTGATAATACGTTTATGAACGATTTTATTTTGTACTGTAACGGAGAAAACATTGCGTCGGGTCTTGAGCATGGAACAATGACCCGCGAAAGTATCCTTTTGAAAAATCCTGATGTAATTATAATTGCCGAAATGGGCGGATTTGGCGAACAGGAACAGAAAGTTTGGAAAGCGTACGATGGTATGGCAGCAGTGAAAAATGATAAAGTATTTTTAATTGCATCGGAGACTTCGTGTAGTCCAACACCTGCAAATTTTGTAAGTGCCCTGGAAGATATATACCGTTTTGTAAACAAATAA
- a CDS encoding cob(I)yrinic acid a,c-diamide adenosyltransferase translates to MEKGLVHIYTGDGKGKTTASVGLAIRALGHGHSVVYASFFKKPDSYGYNEIQVLKKQGATVFTFSEGMPMANPQITPEEYHASTAEGLKILKAFIEENNTKVLVLDEILIAIKYGYIKEKKLCDFIDKKPYGTELILTGRGATEKVKEKADYVTVLEKEKHPYDEGVQARVGIEY, encoded by the coding sequence ATGGAGAAAGGATTGGTACATATTTACACCGGCGACGGGAAAGGAAAAACAACTGCTTCTGTTGGTTTGGCCATCAGAGCGCTAGGGCATGGGCATTCAGTTGTTTATGCATCGTTTTTTAAAAAGCCCGATTCATACGGTTACAACGAAATTCAGGTGTTAAAAAAGCAAGGGGCAACAGTTTTTACCTTTTCTGAAGGTATGCCAATGGCCAATCCGCAAATTACTCCCGAAGAATATCATGCTTCAACCGCTGAAGGACTAAAAATCCTGAAAGCCTTTATTGAAGAGAACAATACAAAAGTTTTGGTGCTCGATGAGATATTGATAGCCATTAAATACGGCTATATCAAAGAAAAGAAACTGTGTGATTTTATCGATAAAAAACCATATGGAACCGAGTTGATTCTAACAGGTAGAGGAGCCACCGAAAAAGTAAAGGAAAAAGCAGATTATGTTACGGTGCTTGAAAAAGAAAAACATCCTTACGATGAAGGTGTGCAGGCACGCGTGGGTATAGAATATTAG
- a CDS encoding iron ABC transporter permease, with the protein MNKKYIKWILFLAALLLLLLVSVLISLSSGEIKVSLSQLPQILADKTSIEYTVLSKIRIPRILLAIGIGGALSLSGAVLQGIYRNPLVEPYTLGISGGAALGVAVAIVFGLNSLSFLSLPAFGFLGALITLVVVYFLSIKRGGLSINSMLLIGVMVSFVSSSAMMFLMSISTTENLHNIVFWVMGSLDESNNSLIGIAFYSAVAGLIISYLFAPTLNALRLGEVKARHLGINTGLAIKLLFFVASLLTGIAVSVAGVIGFVGLVIPHVIRLIIGNDYRILLAGSFLGGAIFLILSDTIARTIISPNELPIGVITGFVGGLVFIIVLSRSKSHFKLN; encoded by the coding sequence GTGAATAAGAAGTATATAAAATGGATTCTGTTTCTAGCAGCATTACTGTTGCTGCTGTTAGTCTCTGTGCTTATTTCACTGTCTTCGGGCGAAATAAAAGTTTCACTTTCGCAATTGCCCCAGATTCTGGCCGATAAAACAAGCATTGAATATACAGTATTATCAAAAATTCGAATTCCACGAATTTTGCTGGCCATTGGAATCGGAGGGGCGTTAAGTTTATCGGGTGCGGTGTTGCAAGGTATTTACCGCAATCCTTTGGTTGAACCTTATACTTTAGGAATCTCAGGGGGAGCAGCGCTTGGTGTTGCCGTAGCCATAGTTTTTGGTTTGAACTCTTTGAGCTTCCTGTCGTTACCTGCCTTTGGTTTTTTAGGCGCACTAATTACATTGGTTGTTGTTTACTTTCTGAGTATTAAACGTGGAGGATTAAGTATAAACAGCATGTTGCTGATTGGTGTAATGGTGAGTTTTGTGTCATCGTCGGCCATGATGTTTCTGATGTCGATATCCACCACCGAAAACCTGCATAACATCGTTTTTTGGGTAATGGGATCGCTGGATGAATCAAATAATTCGCTTATCGGCATTGCATTTTATTCGGCAGTGGCCGGACTGATTATAAGTTACCTTTTTGCTCCAACATTGAATGCGCTGCGTTTGGGAGAGGTTAAAGCACGGCATCTGGGAATTAACACCGGATTGGCTATAAAGCTGTTGTTTTTTGTTGCGTCGTTGCTAACTGGTATTGCTGTTTCAGTTGCAGGAGTAATTGGTTTTGTTGGTTTGGTAATTCCTCATGTAATCCGACTGATTATCGGAAACGATTACCGAATTCTTTTGGCAGGTTCGTTTTTGGGAGGAGCTATTTTTCTGATTCTTTCCGATACAATTGCACGAACCATAATTTCTCCAAACGAATTACCAATTGGCGTAATAACCGGTTTTGTGGGAGGATTGGTTTTTATTATTGTATTGAGTCGCTCAAAATCACATTTCAAACTGAATTAG
- a CDS encoding ABC transporter ATP-binding protein: MDRFFQITNFSCGYPGKFILEDINFSVAKGDFVGIIGPNGSGKTTLFRGISGELSPLKGKMELNGLDTQKMGLKRRAQNIAIVTQTIEIGSMTVEEYVLMGRIPYHKQFQFFETKEDFAIAEKYMKLTGVDRLKGKYMNALSGGEQQLAGIARALTQEPDLLLLDEPTSHLDITHQVQTLNLIRRLSRELGLTVLMIIHDLNLAGEYCDSLIMMQNGSVRKKGLPTEVLNYKDIEAVYETVVVVRTNPISNKPVVFLVSEEVIEKKI, from the coding sequence ATGGATCGTTTTTTTCAAATAACAAATTTTTCGTGCGGATATCCGGGAAAGTTTATTCTTGAGGATATCAATTTTTCGGTGGCAAAAGGTGATTTCGTAGGAATTATCGGCCCAAATGGTTCTGGAAAAACGACGTTGTTCAGAGGAATTTCCGGAGAGCTTTCTCCATTAAAGGGGAAAATGGAATTAAACGGACTGGATACACAAAAAATGGGTTTGAAACGACGCGCCCAGAATATTGCCATTGTTACGCAAACCATTGAAATTGGTAGTATGACGGTGGAAGAATATGTATTGATGGGGCGGATTCCGTATCACAAACAATTCCAGTTTTTCGAGACCAAAGAAGATTTTGCCATTGCGGAAAAATACATGAAGCTAACCGGTGTTGACAGGCTCAAAGGAAAGTACATGAATGCTTTAAGTGGAGGAGAGCAACAATTGGCAGGAATTGCCCGTGCTTTAACTCAGGAGCCCGATCTGCTTTTGCTCGACGAGCCAACTTCGCATTTGGATATTACGCACCAGGTACAAACTTTGAATCTCATTCGTAGATTAAGTCGCGAACTTGGTCTAACTGTTTTAATGATCATTCACGACCTTAATCTGGCCGGCGAATATTGCGACTCGTTGATCATGATGCAAAACGGCAGTGTTCGTAAAAAAGGTTTGCCAACCGAAGTGCTCAACTATAAAGACATTGAAGCTGTTTACGAAACCGTTGTTGTTGTACGCACCAATCCCATATCTAATAAACCAGTGGTATTTTTGGTGTCGGAGGAAGTTATCGAGAAAAAAATATAG